In the genome of Hemiscyllium ocellatum isolate sHemOce1 chromosome 12, sHemOce1.pat.X.cur, whole genome shotgun sequence, one region contains:
- the kcnj15 gene encoding ATP-sensitive inward rectifier potassium channel 15 isoform X6: MENTENISMISQIAKRRVVSKDGHNNVKIDQVDGWAFLYLQDLWTTVIDMKWRYKLTLFTATFVITWFLFGILWYAIAFVHGDLELLHPPANHTPCVVNIETLTGAFLFSLESQTTIGYGFRCITEECPFAIILLIIQLVITTLAEIFVTGTFLAKIARPKKRSETIRFSYHAAIAIHKNKLCLMIRVANMRKSLLLQCQLSGKFLHNHVTEEGETIKLRQANVNFQVDTGSESPFLTFPLTFYHVIDEKSPLNRYASANLRDKDFELVVILNATVESTGAACQIRTSYVPEEILWGYEFVPLMSLSPGGKYLVDFSFFDKLRKSSNPYFSSGALRYGDIDKLRLEEKYREDERNTLFSKIPTVHSNV, encoded by the coding sequence ATGGAGAACACTGAGAACATTAGCATGATCTCCCAAATTGCAAAACGGCGTGTTGTGTCAAAAGATGGCCATAACAATGTGAAAATTGACCAAGTGGATGGTTGGGCCTTCCTTTACCTGCAGGATCTTTGGACCACCGTCATTGACATGAAGTGGCGTTACAAGCTAACTCTCTTCACAGCAACATTTGTGATTACGTGGTTCCTTTTTGGCATTCTCTGGTATGCTATAGCATTTGTACATGGGGATTTAGAGTTATTACACCCCCCAGCTAACCACACACCCTGTGTAGTGAACATTGAGACCTTAACAGGAGCatttctgttttccctggagtcccAGACGACCATTGGTTATGGATTCCGCTGTATCACAGAGGAGTGCCCATTTGCCATTATCCTGTTAATCATTCAGTTGGTCATTACCACCTTGGCAGAGATCTTTGTCACTGGTACTTTTCTGGCCAAGATTGCAAGACCCAAAAAACGGTCTGAGACCATCAGGTTTAGTTACCATGCTGCCATTGCCATACACAAGAATAAACTTTGCCTCATGATCCGGGTGGCCAACATGAGGAAGAGTCTGTTGCTACAGTGTCAACTTTCTGGGAAATTCCTGCATAATCATGTCACTGAGGAAGGTGAGACCATCAAACTCAGGCAGGCAAATGTGAATTTCCAGGTGGATACTGGTTCTGAGAGTCCATTCCTCACCTTCCCATTGACATTTTATCACGTTATTGATGAGAAAAGTCCATTGAACAGATATGCATCGGCAAATCTAAGGGATAAAGATTTTGAGCTGGTTGTCATTTTAAATGCCACAGTGGAATCCACGGGAGCTGCTTGCCAGATCAGAACCTCGTATGTGCCAGAGGAGATTCTATGGGGCTATGAATTTGTCCCTCTTATGTCACTGTCCCCTGGTGGGAAATATCTGGTTGACTTCAGTTTCTTTGACAAACTTAGGAAGAGTTCCAACCCTTACTTTTCCTCTGGAGCGCTGAGGTATGGGGATATTGATAAGCTAAGACTTGAAGAAAAATACAGAGAGGATGAACGGAACACATTGTTCAGTAAGATTCCAACAGTCCATAGCAATGTCTAG
- the kcnj15 gene encoding ATP-sensitive inward rectifier potassium channel 15 isoform X5, whose amino-acid sequence MITFLLPSNVAEKLTRSLSLKMENTENISMISQIAKRRVVSKDGHNNVKIDQVDGWAFLYLQDLWTTVIDMKWRYKLTLFTATFVITWFLFGILWYAIAFVHGDLELLHPPANHTPCVVNIETLTGAFLFSLESQTTIGYGFRCITEECPFAIILLIIQLVITTLAEIFVTGTFLAKIARPKKRSETIRFSYHAAIAIHKNKLCLMIRVANMRKSLLLQCQLSGKFLHNHVTEEGETIKLRQANVNFQVDTGSESPFLTFPLTFYHVIDEKSPLNRYASANLRDKDFELVVILNATVESTGAACQIRTSYVPEEILWGYEFVPLMSLSPGGKYLVDFSFFDKLRKSSNPYFSSGALRYGDIDKLRLEEKYREDERNTLFSKIPTVHSNV is encoded by the coding sequence ATCATTATCTTTGAAGATGGAGAACACTGAGAACATTAGCATGATCTCCCAAATTGCAAAACGGCGTGTTGTGTCAAAAGATGGCCATAACAATGTGAAAATTGACCAAGTGGATGGTTGGGCCTTCCTTTACCTGCAGGATCTTTGGACCACCGTCATTGACATGAAGTGGCGTTACAAGCTAACTCTCTTCACAGCAACATTTGTGATTACGTGGTTCCTTTTTGGCATTCTCTGGTATGCTATAGCATTTGTACATGGGGATTTAGAGTTATTACACCCCCCAGCTAACCACACACCCTGTGTAGTGAACATTGAGACCTTAACAGGAGCatttctgttttccctggagtcccAGACGACCATTGGTTATGGATTCCGCTGTATCACAGAGGAGTGCCCATTTGCCATTATCCTGTTAATCATTCAGTTGGTCATTACCACCTTGGCAGAGATCTTTGTCACTGGTACTTTTCTGGCCAAGATTGCAAGACCCAAAAAACGGTCTGAGACCATCAGGTTTAGTTACCATGCTGCCATTGCCATACACAAGAATAAACTTTGCCTCATGATCCGGGTGGCCAACATGAGGAAGAGTCTGTTGCTACAGTGTCAACTTTCTGGGAAATTCCTGCATAATCATGTCACTGAGGAAGGTGAGACCATCAAACTCAGGCAGGCAAATGTGAATTTCCAGGTGGATACTGGTTCTGAGAGTCCATTCCTCACCTTCCCATTGACATTTTATCACGTTATTGATGAGAAAAGTCCATTGAACAGATATGCATCGGCAAATCTAAGGGATAAAGATTTTGAGCTGGTTGTCATTTTAAATGCCACAGTGGAATCCACGGGAGCTGCTTGCCAGATCAGAACCTCGTATGTGCCAGAGGAGATTCTATGGGGCTATGAATTTGTCCCTCTTATGTCACTGTCCCCTGGTGGGAAATATCTGGTTGACTTCAGTTTCTTTGACAAACTTAGGAAGAGTTCCAACCCTTACTTTTCCTCTGGAGCGCTGAGGTATGGGGATATTGATAAGCTAAGACTTGAAGAAAAATACAGAGAGGATGAACGGAACACATTGTTCAGTAAGATTCCAACAGTCCATAGCAATGTCTAG